Proteins encoded within one genomic window of Roseateles sp. XES5:
- a CDS encoding universal stress protein, with product MVYRSILVNLDIDRPFEPITEAAIDLASRSGARLVGLCAAETLAERMEEARAAFLHLAANRIEAEWRGETMAPTEAVVAAARIADLVLMAAEERADPAAIVLRAGRPLLVVGRDRDAIATRKIVIGWKDTREARRAIADALPLLSVAYDVAVVSVSPEPAPAERQSLADIVSYLARHNVKARPQMIKSADETIGFLQFVDESDADIVVTGAYGHSRLREWVFGGITGLLLEENTRTRFLSC from the coding sequence GTGGTTTATCGATCCATTCTCGTCAATCTCGATATCGACCGGCCGTTCGAGCCGATAACGGAGGCCGCCATCGATTTGGCATCCCGCTCGGGCGCGCGGCTCGTCGGGCTTTGCGCCGCCGAAACGCTCGCAGAGCGCATGGAGGAGGCCCGCGCCGCGTTCCTCCATCTGGCGGCAAACAGGATCGAGGCGGAATGGCGCGGCGAAACAATGGCGCCGACCGAGGCGGTCGTGGCCGCCGCCCGTATCGCCGATCTCGTATTGATGGCGGCCGAAGAGCGCGCGGACCCGGCGGCCATCGTCCTGCGCGCCGGCCGGCCGCTGCTGGTGGTCGGGAGGGACCGGGACGCGATTGCGACAAGAAAGATCGTCATCGGCTGGAAGGACACCCGTGAGGCCCGCCGCGCGATTGCCGATGCACTTCCCCTGCTATCGGTCGCCTATGACGTCGCCGTCGTTTCCGTTTCCCCGGAGCCCGCACCGGCCGAGAGGCAGAGCCTCGCCGATATCGTTTCCTATCTCGCCCGGCACAATGTAAAAGCCAGGCCGCAGATGATCAAAAGCGCCGACGAAACGATCGGCTTTCTGCAATTCGTCGACGAAAGCGACGCCGATATCGTCGTCACCGGCGCCTATGGTCACAGCCGCCTGCGGGAATGGGTGTTCGGCGGAATCACGGGTCTGCTTCTCGAAGAGAACACGCGCACCCGCTTCCTGTCCTGTTGA
- a CDS encoding sulfite exporter TauE/SafE family protein: MGAIIGALGGLIGLGGAEFRLPILIGLFNFAALEAVILNKAMSLVVVATALPFRAGTVPFSAVADNWPIVLNLLAGSLIGAWFGAGWATKLRSETLYKVIAIMLVAIAIVLVFGHDATAGQPMLTGVSQLIAGVFAGFIIGIVASLLGVAGGELLIPTLVLLFGADIKLGGSLSLAISLPTMLVGFTRYSRDRSFSVISRNKAFLLIMAAGSIVGTFVGGLLLGIVPNAVLLPALAIILLISAVKVWRH, translated from the coding sequence ATTGGCGCGATTATTGGCGCTCTTGGAGGACTCATCGGGCTCGGCGGCGCGGAGTTCCGCCTCCCAATCCTGATCGGGCTCTTCAACTTTGCAGCGCTTGAGGCTGTCATCCTCAACAAAGCGATGAGCCTCGTGGTCGTTGCGACCGCGCTTCCTTTTCGGGCAGGAACCGTTCCGTTCAGCGCCGTCGCCGACAATTGGCCGATCGTCCTCAATCTTCTCGCCGGAAGCCTGATCGGCGCCTGGTTCGGCGCAGGCTGGGCGACAAAGCTGCGGTCGGAGACGCTCTACAAGGTTATCGCCATCATGCTCGTGGCAATCGCGATCGTCCTGGTGTTCGGGCACGACGCGACAGCCGGCCAACCGATGTTGACCGGCGTCAGCCAGCTCATCGCGGGTGTTTTCGCCGGCTTCATCATAGGCATCGTCGCATCACTGCTGGGAGTAGCGGGCGGCGAACTACTGATCCCGACACTGGTTCTCCTCTTTGGAGCGGACATCAAGCTCGGTGGCAGCCTTTCGCTTGCCATAAGCCTGCCAACCATGCTGGTCGGGTTCACTCGCTATAGCCGTGATCGGAGCTTCTCTGTTATCAGCCGCAACAAGGCCTTTCTCTTGATCATGGCTGCCGGTTCGATTGTCGGCACCTTTGTCGGCGGCTTGCTTCTCGGGATCGTTCCGAACGCGGTACTGCTGCCAGCCCTAGCGATCATCTTGCTGATCTCCGCAGTGAAGGTGTGGCGGCATTAG